The bacterium genome window below encodes:
- a CDS encoding 2-oxoacid:acceptor oxidoreductase subunit alpha: MRELVDTRTVLIGGEAGQGLVTVGQLLSQALVRAGWRICVTQTYHSRVRGGHNTWAIRFGAGEIGAPAETIDLLVALDQESIALHRGELAAGALLIADEGLDPQGTAGLRVPFAKLAAARQANVAALGVAGTLLGLLEELLAAGVEEMFGKKAPDAAAENRRALAEACRWTAEAGASFALPERPAAGGASRAMVNGNEALALGALSAGLRFYAFYPMTPSTSVSLTVAAHAAALGVVAEQAEDEIAAVNMAIGASFAGAPAMVATSGGGFALMVEGVSLAAMTETPLVVVVAQRPGPATGLPTRTEQADLEFVLHAGHGEFPRALLAPGNPEECFLLARKALFLAEMSQGPIFILTDQFLADSYRAVEPFEVRALPAVRAGHEGDVAAPYRRYAFVEGGVSPRLLPGRTQHLVVADSDEHTEDGHITEDLAVRDRMVAKRLAKLDVLRWEVLPPRLEGAAEGALLLVAWGSAGAAAAEAAAELRARGVAAATLHFTQLWPLDPQQFLATLRAAGRVIFVEGNATGQFERLVRRETGFEATGHVRRCDGLPITPAYVLRALAAQGMA, translated from the coding sequence GTGCGAGAACTGGTAGATACAAGGACGGTCCTGATCGGCGGCGAGGCCGGCCAGGGACTGGTCACCGTCGGCCAGCTGCTCTCGCAGGCGCTCGTGCGCGCCGGCTGGCGCATCTGCGTGACGCAGACGTACCACTCGCGCGTGCGCGGCGGGCACAACACCTGGGCGATCCGCTTCGGCGCGGGGGAGATCGGCGCGCCGGCGGAGACGATCGACCTGCTCGTCGCCCTGGACCAGGAGTCGATCGCGCTGCACCGGGGCGAGCTGGCCGCCGGCGCGTTGCTGATCGCCGACGAGGGGCTCGACCCGCAGGGAACCGCGGGGCTGCGCGTGCCGTTCGCGAAGCTCGCGGCGGCCCGGCAGGCCAACGTCGCCGCGCTGGGGGTCGCCGGGACGCTCCTCGGCCTCCTCGAGGAGCTGCTGGCCGCCGGCGTCGAGGAGATGTTCGGCAAGAAGGCGCCGGATGCGGCGGCCGAGAACCGGCGCGCGCTCGCCGAGGCCTGCCGCTGGACGGCCGAGGCGGGCGCTTCGTTCGCGCTGCCGGAACGTCCGGCCGCCGGCGGCGCCTCGCGGGCGATGGTCAACGGCAACGAGGCGCTCGCGCTCGGCGCGCTCTCGGCGGGGTTGCGGTTCTACGCCTTCTACCCGATGACGCCTTCGACCTCGGTCTCGCTGACGGTGGCGGCGCATGCCGCCGCGCTCGGGGTCGTCGCCGAGCAGGCGGAGGACGAGATCGCGGCCGTGAACATGGCGATCGGCGCCTCGTTCGCGGGCGCCCCGGCGATGGTCGCGACTTCCGGCGGCGGCTTCGCGCTCATGGTCGAGGGCGTGAGCCTGGCCGCGATGACCGAGACGCCGCTCGTCGTGGTGGTCGCGCAGCGCCCCGGGCCGGCCACCGGCCTGCCGACGCGCACCGAGCAGGCGGACCTCGAGTTCGTGCTCCACGCCGGCCACGGCGAGTTCCCCCGCGCGCTCCTCGCCCCCGGAAACCCCGAGGAGTGCTTCCTGCTCGCGCGCAAGGCGCTCTTTCTCGCGGAGATGTCCCAGGGGCCCATCTTCATCCTGACCGACCAGTTCCTCGCGGACTCCTACCGCGCGGTCGAGCCTTTCGAGGTGCGCGCGCTGCCGGCCGTGCGCGCCGGTCACGAGGGCGACGTCGCCGCGCCGTACCGGCGCTACGCCTTCGTCGAGGGCGGCGTCTCGCCGCGGCTGCTTCCGGGGCGGACGCAGCACCTGGTCGTCGCCGACAGCGACGAGCACACCGAGGACGGTCACATCACCGAGGACCTCGCCGTGCGCGACCGCATGGTCGCCAAGCGGCTCGCAAAGCTGGACGTGCTGCGCTGGGAGGTGCTGCCACCGCGGCTCGAGGGCGCGGCGGAAGGCGCCCTGCTGCTGGTCGCGTGGGGCTCGGCGGGCGCCGCCGCGGCGGAGGCGGCGGCGGAACTGCGCGCGCGCGGCGTCGCGGCGGCCACGCTGCACTTCACGCAGCTCTGGCCGCTCGATCCGCAGCAGTTTCTCGCGACCCTGCGCGCCGCGGGGCGCGTGATCTTCGTCGAGGGCAACGCGACCGGCCAGTTCGAGCGCCTCGTCCGCCGCGAGACCGGCTTCGAGGCGACCGGGCACGTGCGCCGCTGCGACGGCCTGCCCATCACGCCGGCGTACGTATTGCGGGCGCTCGCCGCACAGGGGATGGCCTGA
- a CDS encoding tetratricopeptide repeat protein: MTTQTVAARTHHRGGALLAVLAGGIALRAVFFLQVRQTFLFQRPFLDAGYYHRWALEIAGGDWAGVARGVFTMSPGYPYFLAVLYSLFGARVETAVLAQFALGLVSGWMIYLLGTRHLSRTAGLIGAAVYLAYPPALFYESTLLKAALINAVNLATLLAASTAGPAGALLAGLLTGVSAHLRPSALLLAPVLALWLWRRAPRKAPAAALFASGLLAALLPVAARNYRVGGEWIWTTAHGGMNFYTGNGPECRGPYQMLPFARTDVAEEQQAFLEEARRRAGRELTPAQASDFWYAESWRFIREQPLREAGLLLKKAVVFANGYEAPINVDFNLFRSKFGSLLALPLPSFAALLPLAVLGAARAAPNVLLLGYLASVLVANVVFFSASEYRFPAVPILCLYAGHAGVALAGDLRARSWRSLAVSCTILFVLGAFTYTDAYTHLLGLPRYKQEIAANSFYNLGVDYQRAGRDDDAILAYRESVRLRPDDAVTQNNLGVALARTGRISEATPHFEKALSGLLDAYYNLARALALLGRNAEAQQRLRQAEEIARSGRVREAIPRVEPAR, encoded by the coding sequence GGCGCCCTGCTCGCGGTCCTCGCGGGCGGGATCGCCCTGCGCGCCGTCTTCTTCCTGCAGGTCCGCCAAACCTTCCTCTTCCAGCGCCCGTTCCTCGACGCCGGCTACTACCATCGCTGGGCCCTCGAGATCGCCGGCGGCGACTGGGCGGGCGTGGCGCGCGGCGTCTTCACGATGAGCCCCGGCTATCCGTACTTCCTGGCGGTCCTCTACTCGCTCTTCGGCGCGCGCGTCGAGACGGCTGTCCTCGCGCAGTTCGCGCTCGGCCTGGTCTCCGGCTGGATGATCTACCTGCTCGGGACGCGGCACCTCTCGCGCACGGCGGGTCTCATCGGCGCGGCGGTCTACCTGGCGTACCCGCCGGCGCTCTTCTACGAGAGCACGCTGCTGAAGGCGGCGCTGATCAACGCCGTGAACCTCGCGACGCTGCTGGCCGCGTCGACTGCGGGACCGGCGGGGGCGTTGCTGGCCGGGCTGCTCACGGGCGTCTCCGCGCACCTGCGCCCCTCGGCCCTCCTGCTCGCGCCGGTCCTCGCCCTCTGGCTGTGGCGGCGCGCGCCACGGAAGGCGCCGGCGGCGGCGCTCTTCGCGTCGGGGCTGCTCGCGGCGCTCCTGCCCGTGGCCGCGCGCAACTACCGCGTCGGCGGCGAATGGATCTGGACGACCGCTCACGGCGGCATGAACTTCTACACGGGGAACGGGCCGGAGTGCCGCGGCCCCTACCAGATGCTCCCGTTCGCCCGGACTGACGTTGCAGAGGAGCAGCAGGCCTTCCTCGAGGAGGCGCGCAGGCGGGCGGGGCGTGAGCTGACGCCGGCGCAGGCCTCCGACTTCTGGTACGCAGAAAGCTGGCGCTTCATCCGCGAACAGCCGCTGCGCGAGGCGGGGCTGCTGCTGAAGAAAGCCGTCGTCTTCGCCAACGGGTACGAGGCGCCGATCAACGTGGACTTCAACCTCTTCCGCTCGAAGTTCGGCTCGCTGCTGGCGCTGCCGCTGCCGTCGTTCGCGGCGCTGCTGCCCCTGGCCGTCCTCGGGGCCGCGCGCGCGGCGCCGAATGTCCTGCTGCTGGGCTACCTGGCGTCCGTCCTCGTCGCCAACGTGGTGTTCTTCAGCGCGTCGGAGTACCGCTTCCCCGCCGTGCCCATCCTGTGCCTGTACGCCGGCCACGCAGGCGTGGCCCTCGCCGGGGATCTCCGCGCGCGCTCATGGCGCAGCCTGGCAGTGTCCTGCACCATCCTGTTCGTACTTGGCGCGTTCACCTACACCGACGCCTACACGCACCTGCTCGGGCTGCCGCGCTACAAGCAGGAGATCGCCGCCAACTCGTTCTACAACCTGGGGGTCGACTATCAGAGAGCCGGGAGGGACGACGACGCCATCCTGGCCTACCGCGAGTCCGTCCGGCTGCGCCCCGACGACGCGGTCACCCAGAACAACCTCGGGGTGGCGCTCGCGCGCACCGGCCGCATCTCGGAGGCAACCCCGCACTTCGAGAAGGCCCTGTCGGGATTGCTGGACGCCTACTACAATCTCGCCCGTGCGCTGGCGCTCCTGGGGCGCAACGCGGAGGCTCAGCAGCGCCTGCGACAGGCAGAGGAGATCGCCCGCAGCGGTCGCGTGCGGGAGGCGATCCCCCGCGTCGAGCCGGCCCGCTAG
- a CDS encoding thiamine pyrophosphate-dependent enzyme — translation MVTIADYGKYETAWCPGCGNFGILGAMKAALAAAGLAPHQVLFVSGIGQAAKAPHYLNANVFNGLHGRALPAATGAKLANPALKVIVESGDGCTYGEGGNHFLAAVRRNIGLTVVVHDNQVYGLTKGQASPTSDAGFVTKAQPEGVHAEPFNPVETAVALKANFVARGFAGMPEHLAALIGQALAAPGFALVDVLQPCVSFNKINTYAWYRQRVRELPAGHDPTDWTAALAAAARWGDEIPVGVIWRGSRPAYEEHVPALAAGPLVGREMDRERLAAIIEHLR, via the coding sequence ATGGTGACGATCGCGGACTACGGCAAGTACGAAACCGCGTGGTGCCCCGGGTGCGGCAACTTCGGGATCCTCGGGGCGATGAAGGCGGCCCTCGCCGCCGCCGGGCTGGCGCCGCACCAGGTCCTCTTCGTCTCGGGGATCGGCCAGGCCGCGAAGGCGCCGCACTACCTCAACGCCAACGTCTTCAACGGCCTCCACGGCCGCGCGCTGCCGGCGGCGACCGGCGCCAAGCTCGCCAACCCCGCCCTCAAGGTGATCGTCGAGAGCGGCGACGGCTGCACCTACGGCGAGGGCGGCAACCACTTTCTCGCCGCCGTGAGGCGCAACATCGGCCTGACCGTCGTCGTGCACGACAACCAGGTCTACGGGCTCACCAAGGGGCAGGCGAGCCCCACTTCCGACGCCGGCTTCGTCACGAAGGCGCAGCCCGAGGGCGTGCACGCCGAGCCGTTCAACCCGGTCGAGACCGCCGTCGCGCTCAAGGCCAACTTCGTCGCGCGCGGCTTCGCCGGGATGCCCGAGCACCTCGCGGCGCTGATCGGCCAGGCGCTGGCCGCGCCGGGGTTCGCGCTCGTGGACGTGCTGCAGCCGTGCGTGTCGTTCAACAAGATCAACACCTACGCCTGGTACCGCCAGCGGGTGCGCGAGCTGCCCGCCGGGCACGACCCGACGGACTGGACGGCGGCGCTCGCGGCGGCGGCGCGCTGGGGCGATGAGATCCCGGTCGGCGTGATCTGGCGCGGCAGCCGCCCCGCGTACGAAGAGCACGTCCCGGCACTCGCGGCCGGGCCGCTCGTCGGGCGCGAGATGGACCGCGAGCGGCTCGCGGCGATCATCGAGCACCTGCGCTAG